A stretch of the Aspergillus puulaauensis MK2 DNA, chromosome 6, nearly complete sequence genome encodes the following:
- the trm8 gene encoding tRNA (guanine46-N7)-methyltransferase (COG:J;~EggNog:ENOG410PFK1;~InterPro:IPR003358,IPR025763,IPR029063;~go_function: GO:0008176 - tRNA (guanine-N7-)-methyltransferase activity [Evidence IEA];~go_process: GO:0006400 - tRNA modification [Evidence IEA]), producing the protein MGASAKKQKREEFRKKFAAANSAESGEGSPASAALKLPQKKYYRQRAHANPFSDHMLHYPLTPAHMDWSTHFPAFTNPDPMQTNLAGARKLLKDVEVVDIGCGFGGLLVGLAPVLPDTLMVGMEIRVQVAEYLTARIKALRNQQQQLLQVQPPTSSIPTPTPPKAAPDTPGITGTESTSDETFPTTIIPGGYQNITALRANTMKFLPNFFARGQLSKIFICFPDPHFKARKHKARIVSESLNAEYAYSLKPGGLLYTITDVEEYHYWILRHFGYYYQGQQGQEQQGEGGGGQEEKMEGSSELFERLTEEELERDECVRVMKDATEEGKKVTRNKGNKYVAVFRRKSNPEWI; encoded by the exons ATGGGTGCATCAgcaaaaaaacaaaagcGCGAGGAATTCCGCAAAAAGTTCGCTGCTGCGAACTCCGCAGAATCTGGCGAAGGCTCCCCCGCCTCAGCGGCCCTGAAGCTGCCTCAGAAGAAATACTACCGGCAACGCGCTCATGCGAATCCATTTTCAGACCATATGTTGCATTA CCCCCTCACCCCAGCACATATGGACTGGAGCACACATTTCCCGGCCTTCACGAACCCCGACCCCATGCAGACTAACCTCGCCGGCGCAAGGAAACTGCTGAAGGATGTCGAGGTTGTAGACATTGGGTGTGGATTCGGCGGGTTACTTGTCGGGCTTGCGCCAGTTCTCCCTGATACCCTTATGGTTG GAATGGAAATCCGTGTCCAAGTAGCCGAATACCTAACCGCCCGCATCAAAGCCCTCCGcaaccaacaacagcaacttctccaagtccaaccCCCTACCTCCTCAATACCGACCCCAACGCCACCTAAGGCAGCTCCAGACACTCCAGGCATCACAGGAACAGAGTCAACCTCCGACGAAACATTCCCTACCACCATAATTCCAGGTGGATACCAAAACATCACGGCGCTGCGCGCCAACACGATGAAATTCCTACCCAACTTCTTCGCGCGCGGCCAGCTATCCAAGATCTTCATATGCTTTCCAGACCCCCATTTCAAGGCCCGCAAGCACAAGGCGCGGATTGTGAGCGAGTCGCTGAATGCCGAGTATGCTTATAGTTTGAAACCTGGGGGACTGTTGTATACGATTACGGATGTGGAGGAGTACCATTATTGGATTTTGAGGCATTTTGGGTATTATTATCAAGGACAGCAAGGGCAGGAGCAAcagggagaaggagggggagggcaggaggagaagatggaaggGTCGTCGGAGTTGTTTGAACggttgacggaggaggaattggagcGGGATGAGTGTGTAAGGGTTATGAAAGATGCTACGGAGGAGGGTAAAAAGGTGACGAGGAACAAAGGGAATAAGTATGTGGCTGTTTTCAGGAGGAAGAGTAATCCGGAGTGGATTTGA
- a CDS encoding BRCT domain-containing protein (COG:L;~EggNog:ENOG410Q18P;~InterPro:IPR036420,IPR001357;~PFAM:PF16589,PF12738,PF00533,PF16770) → MGHQDEDFQLFDQCKVCIVSSKDLSPDTAQQLASTLEENGGEPVVYEPPAEFPDLSEFSHIMSTTIDFPEFDAANDALIPVVKPQWMQASLSKRKLANPRQYNPDPRLFLNDVVVTCGDIPEGDKDAIIGGVLAKGGLYNPKVTQMCTHLVDLTIDSDKAQLVKNRNLDVKVVLPHWFDDCLKLGRRIDERPYTLPNPEILRSAPDAPIRSTENRDIIGASTTEPATLPTPITSPVKPKLNVFNGKVVMLSSDLGIGSHLQKTISTLVKDGCGEMTSEVSKATTLICRYREGFAYRVASRLNKDVGNLSWLYHLMTYDTWTSPYRRLLHYPVPRTPIPGFEGFKISLSNYIGEARSYLENLISATGAECTKTLRQENTHLVTAHDNSEKCNAAREWGLHVVNHLWLEECYAKWRLLPVSDPRYTHFPRRTNLGEVVGQTRLDRSCLESMFFAEETVSAPTGPRKAMQNRDQNTAAMRTSDVEENMVSDTTNATPRIGKSRKVTDSKNLQTPARSRLASDGKENDTPSSTSSRKSKDAATAKLHDIAPDIALYEKEKKRVGGVIYGGRRKTDEDRVALNNNKKRSSMEAQSESDEEDVTEAKRQKKSKPPIAMHLLITGYQKWVGNMKKEDADKRQLRELGIMVVQDARKCSHLAAPSVLRTPKFVNALAYGPVIVQIDFITQCLKKNELLDTDDFLLNDKEAEKRFGFSLEQSKDNAKTNKNKLLRGYHIYCVETIRGGFDAFKSIVDANGGDCNLFRGRVSYQAPREESDDESDDEHQSSRKEIYLLSSVAAEHQKLWPRFRQLVQNMGKTPRIVRVDWLLDMAMSQERRAAGEYELNEEMVEQTEE, encoded by the exons ATGGGGCACCAAGACGAAGATTTCCAACTGTTTGACCAATGCAAGGTCTGCATAGTATCCTCCAAAGACCTTAGTCCGGATACTGCGCAACAG CTCGCGTCTACGCTCGAGGAGAATGGCGGGGAACCGGTCGTATATGAGCCACCAGCTGAATTTCCAGATCTTTCTGAATTTAGCCACATCATGTCCACCACCATCGACTTTCCCGAATTCGATGCCGCCAACGATGCATTGATCCCCGTTGTCAAACCTCAGTGGATGCAAGCATCGCTGTCAAAGAGAAAGCTTGCCAACCCACGGCAATATAACCCTGATCCTCGGCTCTTCTTAAATGATGTCGTGGTTACGTGCGGTGATATCCCAGAGGGTGATAAGGACGCAATCATCGGCGGAGTTTTGGCGAAAGGAGGTCTCTATAACCCCAAGGTCACTCAAATGTGTACTCACTTAGTTGATTTGACTATCGACTCCGACAAGGCCCAGCTAGTCAAAAACCGAAACCTTGACGTTAAAGTCGTTCTTCCTCATTG GTTTGATGACTGCTTGAAACTTGGACGTCGCATCGATGAACGCCCTTATACGCTTCCAAACCCTGAAATCCTTCGCTCGGCGCCAGACGCTCCAATTCGATCCACTGAGAACCGCGACATCATCGGGGCCTCTACCACAGAGCCAGCCACATTACCAACTCCTATCACATCCCCTGTCAAACCCAAGCTTAACGTCTTTAATGGGAAGGTCGTTATGCTCTCCTCGGACCTGGGGATTGGATCACACCTCCAAAAGACTATTTCAACACTCGTTAAAGATGGCTGTGGCGAGATGACTTCCGAAGTCTCAAAGGCAACCACTTTAATTTGCCGCTATAGAGAAGGATTCGCCTACCGCGTAGCGTCAAGATTGAACAAGGACGTAGGGAATTTATCCTGGCTTTACCATCTGATGACATACGACACTTGGACGTCGCCTTATCGACGCCTACTGCATTATCCCGTACCACGCACTCCCATTCCAGGATTCGAAGGGTTCAAAATCAGCTTGTCTAACTACATTGGGGAAGCGCGATCCTATCTAGAGAATCTAATTTCGGCCACAGGTGCAGAGTGCACTAAGACCCTGAGACAGGAAAATACACATCTAGTGACTGCACACGACAATAGTGAGAAGTGTAATGCAGCCAGAGAATGGGGGTTGCACGTTGTTAACCATCTCTGGCTGGAGGAATGCTATGCGAAGTGGAGACTGCTGCCCGTCTCTGACCCTCGATATACCCACTTCCCCCGGCGAACGAACCTGGGCGAAGTCGTGGGCCAGACTCGGTTAGACAGGTCTTGTCTCGAGAGTATGTTTTTCGCAGAAGAAACAGTCTCGGCACCTACTGGTCCTAGGAAAGCAATGCAGAACAGAGATCAGAACACTGCAGCTATGAGGACTTCGGATGTTGAAGAGAATATGGTTTCTGATACAACAAATGCCACCCCTAGGATTGGCAAGTCGAGGAAGGTTACGGACAGCAAGAATCTACAGACACCTGCCCGCTCTCGCCTCGCGTCTGATGGCAAGGAAAATGATACACCGTCCTCTACAAGCAGTCGCAAATCGAAGGATGCAGCAACTGCTAAACTGCATGACATCGCACCCGACATTGCTCTGTacgagaaggaaaagaagcgcGTCGGTGGTGTGATTTACGGTGGTCGACGGAAAACAGACGAAGATCGAGTGGCCCTGAACAATAACAAGAAACGATCGTCAATGGAGGCCCAATCTGAGagtgacgaagaggatgtcACGGAAGCTAAGCGgcagaagaaatcgaaaccCCCTATCGCAATGCATCTTCTCATAACGGGTTACCAAAAGTGGGTTGGGAAtatgaagaaagaagacgccGATAAG CGCCAACTTCGGGAGCTCGGTATCATGGTCGTCCAAGATGCGCGCAAATGCTCCCATCTCGCTGCGCCGTCTGTTTTACGAACCCCCAAATTCGTTAACGCCCTTGCTTATGGCCCGGTGATTGTCCAAATTGATTTCATTACACAAtgtctgaagaagaatgagCTTCTAGACACAGACGACTTTCTTCTCAACGACAAGGAAGCTGAGAAGCGCTTTGGGTTTTCATTGGAACAGTCTAAGGACAATGCGAAAACGAACAAGAACAAGCTTCTCCGAGGGTATCACATATACTGCGTTGAAACTATCCGGGGAGGTTTCGATGCTTTCAAGTCGATCGTCGATGCCAACGGGGGAGATTGCAACCTTTTCCGAGGCCGTGTTTCATACCAAGCGCCCCGTGAGGAGAGTGATGATGAAAGCGACGATGAGCACCAATCAAGCCGAAAGGAAATTTATCTTCTCAGTAGTGTAGCTGCCGAACACCAAAAGCTGTGGCCACGATTCAGGCAGCTGGTTCAGAATATGGGCAAAACCCCGCGGATTGTCCGGGTTGATTGGCTTCTAGACATGGCCATGTCACAGGAGCGGCGGGCTGCTGGAGAGTATGAACTCAATGAAGAAATGGTGGAGCAAACTGAAGAGTAA
- a CDS encoding LIM domain protein (COG:T,Z;~EggNog:ENOG410PHUY;~InterPro:IPR001781;~PFAM:PF00412), whose product MIHRSSLQHNKGRDSQRKVTPPGPSYMSNDQIASYLKDLRTNRPTRPGGSRPLPSRTESPSKPRDELPPRATSAMSMYGHSRAGSAAPPAEIERPRASSALSNHRPVSFRSSVGSSTGRPLVQEPRVVPVRKNVSPARAFSRISSTSQPPSYREAPQRRIEREEARSLRDALQGMEVNDEIRIHEDAQDEATELVWMHQNPGLQFKNPYAPYRNPDVNKPHGSPEEQSPPQEKRSGFRNSWRDSHRLSFRGQPTKTSTESEPTGFGEEGSVHKRSGIPRKNLKVNFALPRDQEQPSDDGLGIVGVNGDSSRGIFRNPKDQIYEEPDPNDDQRSMFSKSDSSALRSKPRNALPQGSRPLPSRFGSIPFVDKLSRFELHKQPPTQSRNPDYRTNTPSPPIPDVTQETRESVPTKDGLEIRGDDIRAATSKRRSDRSSKLPMPSAVSDRTGRPIVSFDPTWKPTEAQSPPKREIPEIQAPESAPSPPTIAVSEPPSVPVINIADEKEPTIAEMDKPREQKPSPKPPSNPKDPQRSSNGLRKFLPSQDRWMSTYSRAGVPTASCESCSLPIAGKVVTAAGTRFHPECFICYHCHTALECVAFYQEPDAKRAERLADPSADEEAHSLRFYCHLDFHELFSPRCKSCKTPIEGEVVVACGAEWHVGHFFCAECGDPFNSNTPFVEKDGYAWCLNCHSRRTAPNCSGCKKPVLDDIVVTAVGGKWHDNCFLCHECGDGFGPEGRYFVKEGEPRRTAKGRIIGGPVQLAVCERCEGIRLKTSPRT is encoded by the exons ATGATCCACAGATCTTCTCTTCAGCATAACAAGGGCAGAGATTCCCAGCGGAAGGTTACTCCGCCCGGCCCCTCATACATGTCCAACGATCAGATCG CGAGTTATTTAAAGGATTTGAGAACCAATCGGCCGACACGTCCTGGTGGTTCCCGACCACTACCATCCAGAACAGAATCACCTTCAAAGCCTCGAGACGAACTTCCACCACGCGCTACATCTGCTATGTCAATGTACGGACATTCGAGAGCCGGTTCGGCAGCTCCGCCGGCCGAGATCGAACGCCCACGTGCCTCCAGTGCTCTCTCGAATCATCGACCGGTCTCGTTCCGAAGTTCTGTCGGTAGTTCAACCGGTCGACCACTGGTTCAAGAGCCCAGGGTTGTTCCTGTCCGAAAGAATGTCTCCCCAGCTCGGGCCTTCTCTCGTATCTCGTCGACATCTCAACCGCCAAGCTATCGTGAGGCCCCTCAACGGCGGATAGAAAGAGAGGAGGCAAGATCTTTACGTGACGCATTGCAAGGGATGGAGGTCAATGACGAAATCCGCATACACGAAGATGCACAAGACGAAGCTACAGAACTAGTATGGATGCACCAAAACCCGGGACTTCAATTCAAAAACCCCTATGCACCCTATCGTAACCCAGATGTGAACAAGCCACACGGCAGCCCCGAAGAGCAGAGCCCACCCCAAGAAAAACGAAGCGGATTTCGAAATTCCTGGCGTGACAGTCATCGCCTTTCATTTAGAGGTCAACCCACCAAAACTAGCACAGAGTCAGAGCCCACTGGCTTTGGCGAGGAAGGTTCAGTCCACAAAAGAAGTGGGATCCCAAGGAAGAACCTCAAGGTTAACTTTGCACTTCCACGCGATCAAGAGCAGCCGAGTGATGATGGCCTAGGGATTGTGGGAGTTAACGGTGACTCGTCAAGAGGTATTTTTAGGAACCCAAAGGACCAGATATACGAGGAGCCTGACCCCAATGACGACCAACGCTCAATGTTCTCGAAGTCCGACTCCTCTGCGCTTCGATCGAAGCCGCGCAATGCACTTCCCCAGGGGTCTCGACCTTTACCAAGCCGCTTTGGCAGCATTCCGTTCGTTGATAAGTTGTCTCGCTTCGAGCTTCATAAACAACCGCCTACTCAATCGAGAAATCCTGACTACAGGACCAACACACCCTCTCCACCCATTCCTGATGTGACACAGGAGACCAGAGAATCGGTACCCACAAAGGATGGACTTGAAATCCGTGGCGACGACATTAGGGCCGCTACGAGCAAAAGGAGGTCAGACCGCAGCTCGAAGCTCCCGATGCCATCTGCGGTGAGTGACCGCACTGGTCGGCCTATTGTCAGCTTCGATCCGACTTGGAAACCCACAGAAGCACAGAGCCCACCGAAGAGAGAAATACCGGAAATCCAAGCCCCCGAGTCTGCTCCTTCGCCGCCAACTATTGCGGTATCTGAACCACCCTCTGTTCCCGTTATCAATATCGCAGATGAAAAGGAACCCACTATAGCGGAGATGGACAAACCCCGAGAGCAAAAGCCAAGTCCAAAACCACCATCAAATCCAAAGGATCCCCAGAGGTCCAGTAATGGACTCAGGAAATTCTTGCCATCGCAAGATCGTTGGATGTCTACATACTCTCGTGCCGGCGTTCCCACTGCATCCTGTGAATCGTGCTCACTTCCCATTGCAGGGAAAGTTGTTACGGCTGCAGGGACACGCTTTCATCCAGAGTGCTTTATCTGTTACCACTGCCATACTGCCCTAGAATGCGTTGCATTCTACCAAGAGCCAGATGCAAAGCGGGCGGAGCGACTTGCGGATCCTTcggcggatgaggaggctcATTCTTTGAGGTTTTATTGTCACCTTGACTTTCATGAATTGTTCAGCCCCAGGTGCAAGAGCTGCAAGACTCCAATCGAAGGAGAAGTGGTTGTTGCTTGTGGTGCCGAGTGGCATGTCGGCCACTTCTTTTGCGCTGAATGTGGTGAT CCTTTCAATTCGAACACTCCATTCGTGGAGAAAGACGGCTATGCTTGGTGTCTAAACTGCCACTCTCGCAGAACCGCTCCTAATTGCTCAGGCTGTAAAAAGCCTGTTCTCGATGACATTGTGGTCACAGCAGTAGGTGGGAAGTGGCACGACAACTGTTTTCTCTGCCATGAGTGCGGCGATGGCTTCGGTCCTGAAGGTCGGTACTTTGTCAAGGAAGGCGAGCCGAGACGAACTGCCAAAGGCCGGATCATCGGCGGTCCAGTTCAGCTGGCCGTGTGCGAACGATGCGAAGGCATCCGATTGAAGACTTCGCCCAGGACATGA
- a CDS encoding ESCRT-II subunit protein VPS25 (COG:U;~EggNog:ENOG410PPAC;~InterPro:IPR014041,IPR008570,IPR036390,IPR036388;~PFAM:PF05871;~go_component: GO:0000814 - ESCRT II complex [Evidence IEA];~go_process: GO:0071985 - multivesicular body sorting pathway [Evidence IEA]), whose protein sequence is MKDVPPGTFSFPYYYSFPPFFSLQPNASTRAVQFQRWSNLIQSWCRQHNIYKLNLAEAVESELFRNAQISKRLSLSDARTVLDWMCKGDEEGGGGRRAEWVDGPSKTTAWIWWKRPEEWAGIIGDWVENTGQKNVVLTVYELIRGEATISQEWHGMDTEAMMRSLNVLVKQGKAQVFGSEGQEGVKFF, encoded by the exons ATGAAGGATGTACCTCCCGGGACTTTCTCTTTCCCATACTATTATTCCTTCCCTCCGTTCTTCTCTCTCCAGCCAAACGCCAGCACACGGGCCGTCCAATTCCAGCGCTGGTCCAACCTGATCCAGTCCTGGTGCCGACAACACAATATATACAAGCTTAATCTCGCCGAGGCCGTGGAGTCGGAACTCTTTCGGAACGCTCAGATCTCAAAGCGGCTCAGTTTAAGCGATGCGAGGACGGTGCTAGATTGGATGTGCaagggagatgaagagggaggtgGGGGGCGGAGGGCGGAGTGGGTTGACGGACCCAGCAAGACTACGGCGTGGATTTGGTGGAAGAGACCTGAGGAATGGGCTGGAATTATTGGAGACTGG GTTGAAAACACGGGGCAGAAGAATGTTGTCCTTACAGTTTATGAGCTGAttcgaggagaagcgactaTTTCACAAG AATGGCATGGGATGGACACAGAAGCCATGATGCGATCCTTGAACGTCCTTGTCAAGCAGGGGAAGGCACAGGTTTTCGGCAGCGAAGGTCAAGAGGGAGTGAAATTCTTTTAG
- a CDS encoding MCT family MFS transporter (COG:G;~EggNog:ENOG410PJKR;~InterPro:IPR011701,IPR036259;~PFAM:PF07690;~TransMembrane:11 (o96-120i127-146o152-172i184-204o216-236i260-279o285-304i325-344o350-373i385-405o417-437i);~go_function: GO:0022857 - transmembrane transporter activity [Evidence IEA];~go_process: GO:0055085 - transmembrane transport [Evidence IEA]), with product MADNTPIDIIRSRDYDNDLHIQESFKEGRSGSLNHEQATTAQEKATDDLPPDGGYGWVCVASVFWINAHTWGINSSYGVFLAHYLANEVFPNTSPLMYAFTGGLSISCALLVAPLATYLIHLLGIRVVLNMGVFFETLSLIGSSFVTQRWQIFLSQGVCFGFGMGFLFVGSVGITPQWFHRRRGLAMGINAAGSGLGGLIYSLAVGAMIPRLGLSWAFRILGIVACVVNLVCANLLRDRNKAVGSRFKAFHLPLLKRPEFLLFLAWGIFSMLGYVAILFSMANFAVSVGLSAHQSSIIGALLNLGQGLGRPFVGMFSDKLGRINIATFLTFLCGLFCLVIWTFARSMGVVSFFAVLVGTVAGTYWATVAPVLAEIIDLKDLPGGLSITWLILVPPTTVAEPIALLLRDNNSIDRVYLHVQIFTGLMYIAAAVCLWIARGWKVGDNIRAKQEQSAAALNTDKKSEGVVLQQHSGEFGNNRNVEGPPQLSTKTAIWLPHTLIRRMVTARKV from the exons ATGGCAGATAACACTCCGATCGACATAATCCGCTCTCGCGATTATGATAACGACCTACATATACAGGAGTCCTTCAAGGAAGGGCGCTCTGGGAGCTTAAACCATGAGCAAGCCACAACTGCGCAAGAGAAAGCTACGGATGACCTACCGCCAGATGGTGGATATGGCTGGGTTTGCGTTGCCAGTGTCTTCTGGATCAACGCCCATACATGGGGAATCAACAGC AGCTACGGTGTGTTCCTTGCCCACTACCTTGCCAACGAAGTGTTTCCCAACACATCACCTCTAATGTATGCTTTTACTGGCGGTCTAAGCATATCCTGTGCCCTCCTCGTTGCACCGTTGGCCACCTACCTAATCCACCTTCTTGGAATCCGGGTGGTCCTGAATATGGGCGTTTTCTTTGAAACGCTCAGCCTAATAGGATCCTCATTCGTTACACAGAGGTGGCAAATATTTCTTAGCCAAGGCGTTTGCTTTGGGTTCGGTATGGGATTTTTATTCGTTGGTAGCGTTGGAATTACACCGCAATGGTTCCATCGTCGGCGAGGCCTCGCTATGGGAATTAACGCCGCCGGATCTGGGTTGGGCGGCTTGATCTATTCTCTGGCGGTTGGTGCGATGATACCTAGGTTAGGGCTCAGCTGGGCGTTCCGGATATTAGGGATAGTTGCCTGTGTTGTGAACTTGGTATGTGCGAACCTACTCAGGGATCGCAATAAAGCTGTCGGAAGCCGTTTCAAAGCTTTCCACCTCCCACTACTCAAACGGCCCGAgttccttctttttcttgcatGGGGTATTTTCAGCATGCTCGGCTACGTCGCTATCCTATTTAGTATGGCCAATTTCGCCGTCTCAGTCGGTCTGTCCGCCCACCAGAGCAGTATCATTGGAGCCCTACTCAACCTTGGGCAGGGTCTAGGGCGACCTTTCGTTGGCATGTTCAGTGATAAGCTTGGCCGTATCAACATTGCGACCTTTCTTACCTTCCTATGTGGTCTTTTTTGTCTAGTAATCTGGACTTTTGCTCGCAGTATGGGCGTTGTCTCCTTCTTTGCCGTTCTCGTTGGCACGGTAGCAGGCACGTACTGGGCTACTGTAGCGCCGGTGCTGGCGGAAATTATCGACCTAAAGGATTTGCCCGGTGGTCTCAGCATTACCTGGCTCATCCTAGTCCCACCAACGACCGTTGCAGAACCCATAGCGCTTTTGCTGCGAGATAACAACTCCATCGACCGCGTTTACTTGCATGTCCAGATTTTCACCGGTCTCATGTACATCGCTGCTGCGGTGTGTCTTTGGATAGCGCGAGGCTGGAAGGTGGGAGACAATATTCGAGCTAAGCAAGAGCAGTCGGCAGCTGCCCTAAATACCGACAAGAAATCCGAAGGTGTTGTCCTACAGCAGCACAGCGGCGAATTTGGTAACAACAGGAATGTTGAAGGACCCCCACAGTTGTCAACAAAGACTGCAATTTGGTTACCTCATACACTCATCCGCCGGATGGTAACAGCTAGGAAGGTCTGA